A DNA window from Pseudomonas wuhanensis contains the following coding sequences:
- the iolE gene encoding myo-inosose-2 dehydratase: MPAIRIGINPISWSNDDLPSLGGETPLSTALSEGKDIGYEGFELNGKFPKDAKGVGDVLRPYDLALVSGWYSSRLARRSVAEEIDAIASHVELLAKNGAKVLVYGEVADSIQGQRIPLVERPRFHTEQAWQEYADKLTELARFTLSQGVRLAYHHHMGAYVESPADIDKLMALTGSEVGLLFDSGHCYMGGGEPLQVLRKHIERICHVHFKDVRKPVVQLARNNLWSFPDCIINGTFTVPGDGDIDFGALLDVLLGADYHGWLVVEAEQDPAVAPSYVYAKKGYDTLRALLNERTAR; encoded by the coding sequence ATGCCCGCTATCCGAATTGGCATCAACCCGATCTCCTGGAGCAACGACGACCTGCCGTCCCTCGGTGGCGAGACGCCGTTGAGCACCGCCCTCAGCGAAGGCAAGGACATCGGTTACGAAGGTTTCGAACTCAACGGTAAATTCCCCAAGGATGCCAAAGGCGTCGGCGACGTGCTGCGGCCCTACGATCTGGCGCTGGTGTCCGGCTGGTATTCCAGCCGTCTGGCCCGCCGTTCCGTGGCCGAGGAAATCGACGCCATCGCCAGCCATGTCGAGCTGCTGGCGAAGAACGGCGCCAAGGTGCTGGTCTATGGCGAAGTCGCTGACTCGATTCAAGGCCAGCGCATTCCGCTGGTAGAACGCCCGCGTTTCCACACCGAGCAAGCCTGGCAGGAATACGCTGACAAACTCACCGAACTGGCGCGTTTCACCCTGTCCCAAGGCGTGCGCCTGGCCTATCACCATCACATGGGCGCCTACGTCGAATCCCCGGCCGACATCGACAAACTGATGGCGCTGACCGGCAGCGAAGTCGGCCTGCTGTTCGATTCGGGCCACTGCTACATGGGCGGTGGCGAACCGTTGCAGGTGCTGCGCAAACACATCGAACGCATCTGCCACGTGCATTTCAAGGACGTGCGCAAACCGGTGGTGCAACTGGCGCGCAACAACCTGTGGAGCTTCCCGGACTGCATCATCAACGGCACCTTCACTGTGCCCGGCGATGGCGATATTGATTTCGGCGCCTTGCTCGACGTCCTGCTGGGCGCCGATTACCACGGCTGGTTGGTGGTGGAAGCCGAGCAGGATCCAGCGGTGGCACCGAGTTACGTTTACGCCAAAAAAGGCTACGACACCCTGCGTGCACTGCTCAACGAGAGGACCGCGCGATGA
- the iolB gene encoding 5-deoxy-glucuronate isomerase, whose protein sequence is MSLLVKSNARGRTMVELGQGELEYVGFAAYRLSLGETLPVSAGDKELCLVLLSGRVGIKGEAPGQGAFDWDNIGDRQSVFEDKSPFAVYLPPGSQAQVVALSDVQIAVCAAPGSTAENLVPRLIKPDSMKRSVRGKGANTRYVCDILPDTEPAHSLLVVEVRTPSGHSSSYPPHKHDTDDLPHQSFLEETYYHQINPPQGFVFQRVYTDDRSIDQAMAVENSDLVVVPKGYHPVSVPYGYESYYLNVMAGPKRVWQFHNDPQHSWLLDL, encoded by the coding sequence ATGAGCCTGTTGGTCAAAAGCAACGCCCGCGGCCGGACCATGGTCGAGTTGGGGCAGGGTGAGCTGGAATACGTCGGTTTCGCCGCTTACCGCCTGAGCCTCGGCGAAACCCTGCCGGTCAGCGCGGGCGACAAGGAATTGTGTCTGGTGCTGCTCAGCGGTCGGGTCGGCATCAAGGGTGAAGCACCGGGGCAGGGCGCATTCGACTGGGACAACATCGGCGATCGTCAGTCGGTGTTCGAAGACAAATCGCCGTTCGCCGTGTATTTGCCACCCGGCAGCCAGGCCCAGGTGGTGGCGTTGAGCGACGTGCAAATCGCCGTGTGCGCGGCGCCCGGTTCCACCGCCGAAAACCTCGTCCCAAGGCTGATCAAACCCGACAGCATGAAACGCAGCGTGCGCGGCAAGGGTGCCAACACCCGATATGTCTGCGACATTTTGCCGGACACCGAGCCCGCCCATTCGCTGCTGGTGGTGGAAGTGCGTACGCCGTCCGGTCACTCGTCGAGCTACCCACCGCACAAGCACGACACCGACGATCTGCCGCACCAGAGCTTTCTCGAAGAAACCTATTACCACCAGATCAACCCGCCCCAGGGCTTCGTGTTCCAGCGGGTCTACACCGACGATCGCAGTATCGATCAGGCCATGGCGGTGGAAAACAGCGATCTGGTTGTGGTGCCCAAGGGTTATCACCCGGTCAGCGTGCCCTACGGCTATGAGTCGTATTATCTGAACGTGATGGCCGGCCCGAAACGCGTCTGGCAGTTCCATAACGATCCGCAGCACAGCTGGCTTCTGGATCTCTGA
- a CDS encoding CoA-acylating methylmalonate-semialdehyde dehydrogenase: MSDAPVIGHYIDGQVQDSGSERFSNVFNPATGSVQARVGLASQKTVDDAVASALKAFPAWSEQSSLRRSRVMFKFKELLDRHHNELAEIISREHGKVFSDAKGEVTRGIEIVEYACGAPNLLKTDFSDNIGGGIDNWNLRQPLGVCAGVTPFNFPVMVPLWMIPLALVTGNCFILKPSERDPSASLLMARLLTEAGLPDGVFNVIQGDKAAVDGLLQHPDIEAISFVGSTPIAEYIHQQATSRGKRVQALGGAKNHMIVMPDADLDQAADALIGAAYGSAGERCMAISIAVAVGDVGDQLIAKLLPRIDQLKVGNGMQGDSDMGPLVTAEHKAKVEGFISEGVAQGAQLIVDGRNFKVPGAENGFFVGATLFDNVTTEMSIYQQEIFGPVLGIVRVPDFASAVALINAHEFGNGVSCFTSDGGIARSFARNIKVGMVGINVPIPVPMAWHSFGGWKRSLFGDHHAYGEEGIRFYSRYKSVMQRWPDSIAKGPEFSMPTAK; the protein is encoded by the coding sequence ATGAGCGACGCCCCGGTCATAGGCCATTACATCGACGGTCAGGTGCAGGACAGCGGTAGCGAGCGGTTCAGCAATGTCTTCAACCCGGCCACCGGCAGCGTTCAGGCGCGGGTCGGGTTGGCCAGCCAGAAGACTGTGGACGACGCCGTTGCTTCGGCCCTGAAAGCGTTCCCGGCCTGGTCCGAGCAATCGTCCCTGCGCCGTTCGCGGGTGATGTTCAAGTTCAAGGAACTGCTCGACCGTCATCACAACGAACTGGCGGAAATCATCAGCCGCGAACACGGCAAGGTGTTCTCGGACGCGAAGGGCGAAGTAACGCGCGGCATCGAAATCGTCGAGTACGCCTGCGGTGCGCCGAACCTGCTGAAAACCGATTTCAGCGACAACATCGGTGGTGGCATCGACAACTGGAACCTGCGCCAGCCGTTGGGCGTGTGTGCCGGGGTTACCCCGTTCAACTTCCCGGTGATGGTGCCGTTGTGGATGATCCCGCTGGCGTTGGTCACCGGTAACTGCTTCATCCTCAAGCCGTCCGAGCGCGATCCATCCGCCAGTTTGCTGATGGCCCGTTTGCTCACCGAAGCCGGGTTGCCGGACGGTGTGTTCAACGTGATCCAGGGTGACAAGGCCGCGGTCGACGGCTTGCTGCAACACCCGGACATCGAGGCGATTTCCTTTGTCGGCTCGACGCCGATTGCCGAGTACATCCACCAGCAAGCGACCTCGCGCGGCAAGCGTGTGCAGGCACTGGGCGGTGCGAAGAACCACATGATCGTCATGCCCGATGCCGATCTGGATCAAGCGGCGGATGCGCTGATCGGCGCAGCGTATGGCTCGGCTGGCGAGCGCTGCATGGCGATTTCGATTGCCGTGGCCGTCGGTGATGTCGGCGACCAGTTGATTGCCAAACTGCTGCCGCGCATCGATCAACTGAAAGTCGGCAACGGCATGCAGGGCGACAGCGACATGGGGCCGCTGGTGACCGCCGAACACAAGGCCAAGGTCGAGGGCTTTATCAGCGAAGGCGTGGCCCAGGGTGCGCAACTGATTGTCGACGGACGCAACTTCAAGGTGCCGGGGGCCGAGAACGGCTTCTTCGTCGGCGCGACGCTGTTCGATAACGTCACCACCGAGATGAGCATCTACCAGCAGGAGATTTTCGGCCCGGTGCTGGGCATCGTGCGGGTGCCGGACTTCGCCAGCGCCGTGGCGTTGATCAACGCCCATGAATTCGGCAACGGCGTGTCGTGTTTCACCAGCGACGGCGGCATTGCTCGCTCGTTTGCCCGCAACATCAAGGTCGGGATGGTCGGCATCAACGTGCCGATTCCAGTGCCCATGGCCTGGCACTCGTTCGGCGGCTGGAAACGTTCGTTGTTCGGTGATCATCACGCCTACGGTGAAGAAGGCATCCGCTTCTACAGCCGCTACAAAAGCGTGATGCAGCGTTGGCCCGACAGCATCGCCAAGGGCCCTGAATTCAGCATGCCGACAGCCAAATAA
- a CDS encoding TIM barrel protein: protein MSKPLRFALNRMVAPRLSLPAFIELAVTLKADAIEIRNDLKGVEIEDGTAPEHVRELCAAKGITVLSINALYPFDVWNDERRAHALKLAAYARDCGAQGLVMCPLNDRADPRTEAQRASGLRTALSELAPILRDHGILGFIEPLGFEECSLRRKRTAVDAIKAIGGLDVFRLVHDTFHHHLASEHEFFPELTGLVHISGVEDAEAPLTTIRDGHRVLVGEGDILGNAAQIETLLATGYSGYLSFEPFADSVHGLADIQTAIGASMDHLQKSLG, encoded by the coding sequence ATGAGCAAACCCCTGCGTTTCGCCCTGAACCGTATGGTCGCCCCACGTTTGTCCCTGCCCGCGTTCATCGAATTGGCGGTGACCCTCAAGGCCGACGCCATCGAGATTCGCAATGACCTCAAAGGCGTCGAGATCGAGGACGGCACCGCGCCCGAACACGTCCGTGAACTGTGCGCGGCCAAAGGCATCACCGTGCTGTCGATCAACGCGCTGTATCCGTTCGATGTCTGGAATGACGAGCGCCGCGCACACGCGCTGAAGCTTGCCGCTTATGCCCGCGATTGCGGCGCGCAGGGTTTGGTCATGTGCCCGCTGAACGACCGCGCCGATCCGCGTACCGAGGCGCAGCGTGCGTCCGGCCTGCGCACGGCGTTAAGTGAACTGGCGCCGATCCTGCGTGATCACGGCATCCTCGGTTTTATCGAGCCGCTGGGTTTCGAAGAGTGTTCGCTGCGGCGCAAACGCACCGCGGTCGATGCAATCAAGGCCATCGGTGGGCTGGATGTGTTCCGTCTGGTGCATGACACCTTTCACCATCACCTGGCCAGCGAACATGAATTCTTCCCCGAGCTGACCGGGCTGGTGCACATCTCCGGCGTCGAAGATGCCGAGGCGCCGCTGACGACCATTCGTGACGGCCATCGGGTGCTGGTGGGCGAGGGCGACATCCTCGGCAACGCGGCGCAGATCGAAACCTTGCTCGCTACCGGCTATAGCGGCTACCTGTCGTTCGAACCGTTCGCCGACAGCGTCCATGGCCTGGCGGATATCCAGACGGCGATTGGCGCGAGCATGGATCACCTGCAGAAGTCCCTGGGTTAA
- the iolD gene encoding 3D-(3,5/4)-trihydroxycyclohexane-1,2-dione acylhydrolase (decyclizing) gives MTTTRLTMAQALVKFLDNQYIEVDGVQSKFVAGIFTIFGHGNVLGLGQALEQDSGDLIVHQGRNEQGMAHAAIGFAKQHLRRKIYACSSSVGPGAANMLTAAATATANRIPLLLLPGDVYACRQPDPVLQQIEQFHDLSISTNDAFKAVSKYWDRINRPEQLMTAAIHAMRVLTDPAETGAVTLALPQDVQAEAYDYPDYFLQKRVHRIERRPATEAMLGDAVALFKGKRKPLIICGGGVKYSGANAALQAFAERFDIPFAETQAGKSAVVSSHPLNVGGIGETGCLAANLLAKDADLIIGVGTRYSDFTTASKSLFKHPDVQFLNLNISPCDALKLDGVQLLADAKTGLQALAEALGDYRSSWGDQPRQAKAQLDEEVDRIYQVEYQAKDFVPEINDHLDPAVLREFIELTGSCLTQSRVLGVLNETLADDAVIVAAAGSLPGDLQRSWRSKGVNTYHVEYGYSCMGYEVNAALGVKLAEPEREVYALVGDGSYMMLHSELATSIQERRKINVVLLDNMTFGCINNLQMEHGMNSFGTEFRFRNPETGKLDGGFVPVDFAMSAAAYGCKTYKVNTVEELQAALADARLQTVSTLIDIKVLPKTMIHKYLSWWRVGVAQVSTSARTDAVAKTLNERLAKARQY, from the coding sequence ATGACCACAACAAGACTGACCATGGCCCAGGCCCTGGTGAAATTCCTCGATAACCAGTACATCGAGGTCGATGGGGTTCAGAGCAAATTCGTCGCCGGGATCTTTACCATTTTCGGCCACGGCAATGTGCTGGGTCTGGGGCAGGCCCTGGAACAGGACAGCGGCGACCTGATCGTCCATCAGGGCCGCAACGAACAAGGCATGGCCCATGCCGCCATCGGTTTTGCCAAGCAACACCTGCGGCGCAAGATCTATGCCTGTTCTTCATCGGTGGGCCCGGGTGCGGCGAACATGCTCACCGCTGCCGCGACGGCCACCGCCAACCGCATCCCTTTGCTGCTGTTGCCCGGCGACGTTTATGCGTGTCGTCAACCGGACCCGGTGCTGCAACAGATCGAGCAATTCCACGATCTGAGCATCAGCACCAACGATGCGTTCAAGGCCGTGAGCAAGTACTGGGACCGGATCAACCGTCCCGAGCAGCTGATGACCGCGGCGATCCACGCCATGCGCGTGCTCACCGACCCCGCCGAAACCGGCGCCGTGACCCTGGCCCTGCCGCAAGACGTGCAGGCCGAGGCTTACGACTATCCTGATTATTTCCTGCAAAAACGCGTGCATCGCATTGAGCGCCGACCGGCCACCGAAGCGATGCTCGGCGATGCCGTGGCCCTGTTCAAAGGCAAGCGCAAACCGCTGATCATCTGCGGCGGTGGGGTCAAATACTCCGGCGCCAATGCCGCGCTGCAGGCGTTCGCCGAGCGCTTCGATATTCCCTTCGCCGAAACCCAGGCCGGCAAGAGCGCGGTGGTGTCCAGCCACCCGCTGAACGTCGGCGGGATCGGCGAAACCGGTTGCCTGGCGGCGAATCTGTTGGCCAAGGATGCTGATTTGATCATCGGCGTCGGCACTCGCTACAGCGATTTCACCACCGCGTCGAAATCCTTGTTCAAACACCCGGATGTGCAATTTCTCAATCTCAATATCAGCCCCTGCGATGCCCTGAAACTCGACGGCGTGCAGCTGCTGGCGGACGCCAAAACCGGTTTGCAGGCACTGGCCGAAGCGCTGGGTGATTACCGCTCGAGCTGGGGCGATCAGCCCCGTCAGGCCAAGGCGCAACTGGATGAGGAAGTCGATCGCATTTATCAGGTCGAATACCAGGCGAAAGATTTCGTCCCGGAAATCAACGATCACCTGGACCCGGCGGTACTGCGCGAGTTCATCGAGCTGACCGGTTCCTGCCTGACCCAAAGCCGTGTGCTTGGCGTGCTAAACGAAACACTGGCCGATGACGCCGTGATCGTCGCCGCCGCCGGCAGTTTGCCCGGTGACCTGCAGCGCAGCTGGCGCAGCAAGGGCGTGAACACTTACCACGTCGAGTACGGTTATTCGTGCATGGGTTACGAGGTGAACGCAGCACTGGGCGTGAAGCTCGCCGAGCCTGAGCGTGAGGTCTATGCGCTGGTGGGCGACGGCTCCTACATGATGCTGCACTCGGAACTGGCGACCTCGATCCAGGAGCGGCGCAAGATCAACGTGGTGTTGCTGGACAACATGACCTTCGGCTGCATCAACAACCTGCAAATGGAACACGGCATGAACAGCTTCGGCACCGAGTTCCGTTTCCGTAATCCGGAAACCGGCAAGCTCGATGGCGGCTTCGTGCCGGTGGATTTCGCCATGAGCGCGGCGGCTTACGGCTGCAAGACTTACAAAGTGAACACCGTTGAGGAGTTGCAAGCTGCGTTGGCGGATGCGCGGTTGCAGACCGTGTCGACGCTGATCGATATCAAGGTTTTGCCCAAGACGATGATTCACAAATACCTGTCGTGGTGGCGGGTCGGCGTGGCGCAAGTCTCCACCAGCGCGCGCACCGACGCAGTGGCCAAGACCCTCAACGAACGACTGGCCAAGGCCCGTCAATACTGA
- a CDS encoding Gfo/Idh/MocA family protein, which yields MSLKLGVIGTGAIGQDHIRRCSQTLLNSQVVAVTDINLQQAVKVVADLKLTAEVYPDGHALIKAPEVEAILVTSWGPSHEEFVLAAIAAGKPVFCEKPLAVTAEGCRKIVEAEVAHGKRLVQVGFMRPYDEGYRALKAVIDSGQIGEPLMLHCAHRNPTVGENYKTDMAITDTLIHELDVLRWLLDDDYVSVQVVFPRKTSKAHAHLKDPQIVLLETAKGTRIDVEVFVNCQYGYDIQCEVVGETGIAKLPEPSQVQLRSGAKLSNAILMDWKDRFIAAYDVELQAFIDGVRAGQVGGPSAWDGYAAAVAADACIEAQSSGQIVKVGLPDRPRFYG from the coding sequence ATGTCTTTGAAGCTTGGAGTTATTGGCACCGGGGCCATCGGCCAGGACCATATCCGCCGTTGCAGCCAGACCTTGCTCAACAGCCAGGTCGTCGCAGTCACCGACATCAATTTGCAGCAAGCGGTCAAGGTCGTTGCAGATTTGAAGCTGACCGCCGAGGTCTATCCCGACGGCCACGCGTTGATCAAGGCACCGGAAGTCGAAGCGATCCTCGTGACCTCCTGGGGCCCGAGCCACGAAGAATTCGTGCTGGCAGCGATTGCGGCGGGCAAACCGGTGTTCTGCGAGAAGCCGCTGGCGGTCACTGCCGAGGGCTGCCGCAAAATCGTCGAGGCTGAAGTGGCCCATGGCAAACGGCTGGTGCAGGTGGGTTTCATGCGCCCGTACGATGAAGGGTATCGGGCGTTGAAAGCCGTGATCGACAGCGGCCAGATCGGCGAGCCGTTGATGCTGCATTGCGCTCACCGCAACCCGACCGTGGGTGAAAACTACAAGACTGACATGGCGATCACCGACACCTTGATCCATGAGCTGGACGTGTTGCGTTGGTTGCTCGACGACGACTATGTGTCGGTGCAAGTGGTGTTCCCGCGCAAGACCAGCAAGGCCCACGCCCATTTGAAAGATCCGCAGATCGTGCTGCTGGAAACCGCCAAGGGCACGCGCATCGACGTGGAAGTGTTCGTCAACTGCCAGTACGGCTACGACATCCAGTGCGAAGTGGTGGGGGAGACGGGGATCGCCAAACTGCCGGAGCCGTCGCAGGTTCAGTTGCGCAGCGGGGCGAAGCTGTCCAATGCGATTCTGATGGACTGGAAGGACCGGTTCATCGCCGCGTACGACGTCGAGTTGCAGGCGTTCATCGATGGCGTGCGCGCCGGGCAGGTCGGCGGGCCGTCGGCGTGGGATGGTTACGCGGCGGCAGTGGCGGCTGATGCCTGCATCGAAGCACAAAGCAGCGGCCAAATCGTAAAAGTCGGCCTGCCAGACCGCCCCCGCTTCTACGGCTAA
- a CDS encoding sugar phosphate isomerase/epimerase family protein — translation MRIALDPYMYRNLSLGKMVDKVAELGYEHIELSPREDFLPFYKAPRVDKARIKEFRKALSDTGVKLSSLLPMYHWAAADEGLRVAAVRNWKRAIQIAVEMDCELVNTEFTGQSDNPLVCENQFMRSMDELIPEFEREGIKLDIQAHPYDFCEHNNESVDIIRGLDRDWINYLYAAPHTFFYDDGVGDIASMLKYAGSKLNHLIIADTYNHKASSGLRYIVNPPGVTATVHQHLDIGQGEVDWEAFFGTLREIKFDGIATVSVFAWEDRPDESNRMMLERVKSELCR, via the coding sequence ATGCGCATCGCACTAGACCCCTACATGTACCGCAACCTGTCCCTGGGCAAGATGGTCGACAAGGTCGCCGAGCTCGGTTACGAACACATCGAGCTGTCGCCCCGGGAAGATTTCCTGCCGTTCTATAAAGCCCCCCGGGTCGACAAGGCGCGGATCAAGGAATTTCGCAAAGCCCTGAGCGACACCGGGGTCAAACTCTCTTCTTTATTACCGATGTACCACTGGGCCGCTGCCGATGAAGGCCTGCGCGTGGCTGCCGTGCGTAACTGGAAGCGCGCGATCCAGATTGCCGTGGAGATGGACTGCGAGCTGGTCAACACCGAGTTCACCGGCCAGTCGGACAACCCGCTGGTGTGCGAGAACCAGTTCATGCGCTCCATGGATGAGTTGATCCCCGAGTTCGAACGCGAAGGCATCAAGCTCGACATCCAGGCCCACCCTTACGATTTCTGCGAGCACAATAACGAGTCGGTGGACATCATCCGCGGTCTGGACCGGGACTGGATCAACTACCTCTACGCCGCGCCACACACGTTTTTCTATGATGACGGTGTCGGTGATATCGCCTCGATGCTCAAGTATGCCGGCTCAAAGCTGAACCACCTGATCATCGCCGACACCTACAACCACAAGGCTTCCTCGGGCTTGCGCTACATCGTCAACCCGCCGGGCGTCACCGCCACCGTGCACCAGCATCTGGACATCGGCCAGGGCGAGGTCGACTGGGAAGCGTTTTTCGGCACTTTGCGCGAGATCAAGTTCGATGGCATCGCTACCGTCTCGGTATTCGCCTGGGAAGACCGGCCGGACGAGTCCAACCGCATGATGCTCGAACGCGTCAAAAGCGAACTCTGCCGCTGA
- a CDS encoding Gfo/Idh/MocA family protein — protein sequence MRIGLVGYGHGGRFFHAPLISSLPAATFVGVVTRSAERRHLLAAEHPGVPAFDSIGQLVEAGVDVLVISTPLKGRPALVLDAIEHNVAVVSDKPFAADMQQAQTLITMAERQGVHLSVYQNRRWDSDFLTVRKLIESGALGQVTRFESRIERYSPQSVNNGSGGGFLRDLGSHLVDQALLLFGPVTRVYAELDYLEKGQPFDNGFFMSLTHANGVISHLGGSCLQNTPGPRFRVTGTQGCYSVDGLDGQEASTLAGLTPKSEGERWGVEEHRRWGWFEQGEVRERVPSERGCWNQFYLQLQTALQSGGPLPVDARDALATTRVLDAARLSSERHQVVALIPFEGHGIKSE from the coding sequence ATGCGTATCGGACTTGTCGGTTACGGCCATGGCGGCCGGTTTTTTCATGCTCCGCTGATCAGCAGTCTGCCGGCGGCGACCTTCGTGGGCGTGGTCACCCGTTCTGCCGAGCGCCGACACCTGCTGGCGGCGGAACATCCCGGCGTGCCGGCCTTCGACAGCATCGGCCAACTGGTCGAAGCCGGGGTCGATGTGCTGGTGATCTCCACGCCGCTCAAAGGTCGTCCGGCGCTGGTGCTCGACGCCATCGAACACAATGTGGCGGTGGTCAGCGACAAGCCGTTCGCCGCCGATATGCAACAGGCACAAACCCTGATCACCATGGCCGAGCGTCAGGGCGTGCATCTGAGCGTCTACCAGAACCGGCGCTGGGATTCGGATTTTCTCACCGTGCGCAAACTCATTGAGTCCGGTGCGCTGGGCCAGGTCACCCGTTTCGAATCGCGGATTGAGCGCTATTCGCCACAGTCGGTGAACAACGGCAGCGGCGGCGGCTTCCTGCGCGATCTGGGCAGCCATCTGGTGGATCAGGCGCTCCTGTTGTTCGGCCCCGTCACCCGGGTTTACGCCGAACTGGATTACCTCGAAAAAGGCCAGCCCTTCGACAATGGCTTCTTTATGTCCCTGACCCATGCCAATGGCGTGATCTCGCACCTGGGCGGCAGTTGCCTGCAAAACACCCCCGGCCCGCGCTTTCGCGTGACCGGCACCCAGGGCTGCTACAGCGTCGACGGTCTGGACGGGCAGGAGGCGTCGACCCTGGCCGGGCTTACGCCCAAATCCGAAGGCGAGCGCTGGGGCGTCGAAGAGCACCGGCGCTGGGGCTGGTTCGAGCAGGGCGAGGTGCGTGAGCGGGTGCCATCCGAGCGTGGCTGCTGGAACCAGTTCTATTTGCAGCTACAAACCGCGTTACAGAGCGGTGGCCCACTGCCGGTCGACGCCCGTGATGCACTGGCGACCACCCGCGTGCTAGACGCTGCGCGGCTCAGCTCTGAGCGCCATCAAGTGGTGGCATTGATCCCGTTCGAGGGCCATGGAATAAAATCAGAATAA
- a CDS encoding sugar ABC transporter substrate-binding protein, translating into MKTKIRFASLALSLMFASGAALADMKIGVSMSQFDDTWLTYLRESMDTKAKSYPDGVKLQFEDARSDVVRQLSQVESFISQKVDAIVVNPVDTAATKKITEAAVKAGIPLVYVNRRPDDLNLPKGVVTVASNDLEAGQMQMQYLAEKMGGKGDIVILLGDLANNSTTNRTKGVKEVLTKYPNIKIEQEQSGIWSRDKGMTLVNDWLTQGRKFDAVVSNNDEMAIGAAMALQQAGVAKGSVLIAGVDGTPDGLNAVKKGSLLVSVFQDAKGQADGSIDTAVKMARNEPVEPAVWVPYRLITLQNVDTFK; encoded by the coding sequence ATGAAGACCAAGATCCGTTTCGCCTCACTGGCCTTGTCCCTGATGTTCGCCAGCGGCGCCGCACTCGCTGACATGAAGATTGGCGTCAGCATGTCGCAGTTCGATGACACCTGGCTGACCTACCTGCGCGAATCCATGGACACCAAAGCCAAGTCCTATCCCGATGGCGTCAAGCTGCAGTTCGAAGACGCCCGCAGCGACGTGGTCAGGCAGTTGAGCCAGGTAGAAAGCTTCATCAGTCAGAAGGTTGACGCCATTGTGGTCAACCCGGTGGATACCGCCGCCACTAAAAAAATCACTGAAGCAGCAGTCAAGGCGGGTATTCCGCTGGTGTACGTCAATCGTCGTCCCGATGACCTGAACCTGCCCAAAGGCGTGGTCACTGTCGCCTCCAACGATCTGGAGGCCGGCCAGATGCAGATGCAGTACCTGGCCGAAAAAATGGGCGGCAAGGGCGACATCGTGATTCTGTTGGGTGATTTGGCCAACAACTCCACCACCAACCGCACCAAGGGCGTAAAAGAGGTGCTGACCAAGTACCCGAACATCAAGATCGAGCAAGAGCAGTCCGGCATCTGGTCGCGGGACAAGGGCATGACCCTGGTCAACGACTGGCTGACCCAGGGCCGCAAATTCGACGCGGTGGTCTCTAACAACGACGAGATGGCGATTGGCGCGGCCATGGCCCTGCAACAGGCTGGTGTCGCCAAAGGCAGTGTGCTGATCGCCGGTGTCGACGGTACGCCCGACGGTTTGAACGCGGTGAAGAAGGGCTCTCTGCTGGTCTCGGTGTTCCAGGATGCCAAGGGTCAGGCGGACGGTTCGATCGACACGGCGGTGAAAATGGCCAGGAACGAACCGGTCGAGCCAGCCGTGTGGGTGCCGTATCGCCTGATCACGCTGCAAAACGTCGACACCTTCAAATAG